A stretch of DNA from Spirosoma endbachense:
TCAGGGCCAGGGCTTCCTGAAGGATATCACGATTCGAGAGTGTTCCTTTCAGAAGTATATAATCGTCTTTCGTTAGAAATTTTCGGTACTTTTTTACCTCATCGACATTGGCCGTATGTAATGAGAAAGCTGGATTAAGAACTGCTAATTGCTTCACAATCCGTAACATACCGTGTTTCACCCGTCCCAGTATTCGGATGGTATCTTTCGGCTCTCCCGAATCGCCCAGAACGAACGTTCCTAAAGTGGCACGGTAGGTTTTTAATCGAATAAACGGTTTCGATTCCAGATAAATGACACCACCAAGTGCCGTAGAGTAGTGGTCCATCATACCTCCCGGTTCGCCGAATTCCAGAACTTCGGCCATATAGGCAAGCTCTGCAAGCCGTTTGGGAAGAAGCACCTGAGGGTTATCGGCCAGTTGGCTCAGCACATTGAGCCAGGTAACCAGCAGGGCTGATGAGCTTGATGTACCCGCGTTAATCGGAATTTGCCCGCTGACTTCACCATCTATCCCCTGACTAAATTGAAACCCGGCGCGATGCAACACGTTGATGGCACTGCGGAAATAATCTCGATCATGCCGATAAGTCAGGGGTAGATCGGTCAGGCTAATTTGTTCCTGACCACCAATGTCGGGTAAGCGTAGTCGAACAATTGGCTGGTCGATGCGCTCGCCGGTTAAGTAAATTCGGCACGAAATAGCCGAGGCAATGACGGGAAGTCCCAAATAATCCTGGTGCTCACCATAGAGGCAGATTCGACCAGGCGTTGAGGCATATATGGATTGTTTATTCATTCACTAGGGAAAGCTAAGCGTATTCTGATCAACTAAAACGAAACAGATGAAGCGTTTAGGGAAGTACATTGGGCAGTGAGTGCAAATCGACCGCGGGTGGCTGACCCGTTGCCGGACGGCTGAGGGATTTGTTCAATGGAACAGGATTGGCGAAGAAACCACCATTCTGCAGGAAGAATTGGCCATTT
This window harbors:
- a CDS encoding GHMP family kinase ATP-binding protein is translated as MNKQSIYASTPGRICLYGEHQDYLGLPVIASAISCRIYLTGERIDQPIVRLRLPDIGGQEQISLTDLPLTYRHDRDYFRSAINVLHRAGFQFSQGIDGEVSGQIPINAGTSSSSALLVTWLNVLSQLADNPQVLLPKRLAELAYMAEVLEFGEPGGMMDHYSTALGGVIYLESKPFIRLKTYRATLGTFVLGDSGEPKDTIRILGRVKHGMLRIVKQLAVLNPAFSLHTANVDEVKKYRKFLTKDDYILLKGTLSNRDILQEALALIQSSDQSAAPLNDVRLGQLLTAHHANLRDAQRISTPKIDRMLDAALTAGALGGKINGSGGGGCMFAYAPDNAEQVAEAIEREGGRAYIVNVDEGTTQLQQSSPVRASTSQLSTK